One genomic region from Carettochelys insculpta isolate YL-2023 chromosome 4, ASM3395843v1, whole genome shotgun sequence encodes:
- the UBE2D3 gene encoding ubiquitin-conjugating enzyme E2 D3 isoform X2, with translation MALKRINKELSDLARDPPAQCSAGPVGDDMFHWQATIMGPNDSPYQGGVFFLTIHFPTDYPFKPPKVAFTTRIYHPNINSNGSICLDILRSQWSPALTISKVLLSICSLLCDPNPDDPLVPEIARIYKTDRDKYNRISREWTQKYAM, from the exons ATGGCGCTCAAACGCATCAACAAG GAACTTAGTGACTTAGCCCGTGACCCTCCAGCACAGTGTTCTGCAGGTCCAGTTGGAGATGATA TGTTTCATTGGCAAGCCACAATTATGGGACCT AATGACAGTCCATATCAAGGTGGTGTATTCTTCCTGACAATTCACTTTCCTACAGACTACCCTTTCAAGCCACCTAAG GTTGCATTTACAACAAGAATCTATCATCCAAATATTAACAGTAATGGCAGCATTTGTCTCGATATTCTAAGATCACAGTGGTCTCCTGCTTTAACTATTTCTAAAG TTCTCTTATCCATTTGTTCACTCTTATGTGATCCAAATCCAGATGACCCCCTAGTGCCAGAGATTGCACGTATCTATAAAACAGACAGAGACAA GTACAACAGAATATCTCGGGAATGGACTCAGAAGTATGCCATGTGA
- the UBE2D3 gene encoding ubiquitin-conjugating enzyme E2 D3 isoform X1, producing the protein MALKRINKELSDLARDPPAQCSAGPVGDDMFHWQATIMGPNDSPYQGGVFFLTIHFPTDYPFKPPKVAFTTRIYHPNINSNGSICLDILRSQWSPALTISKVLLSICSLLCDPNPDDPLVPEIARIYKTDRDKYNRLAREWTEKYAML; encoded by the exons ATGGCGCTCAAACGCATCAACAAG GAACTTAGTGACTTAGCCCGTGACCCTCCAGCACAGTGTTCTGCAGGTCCAGTTGGAGATGATA TGTTTCATTGGCAAGCCACAATTATGGGACCT AATGACAGTCCATATCAAGGTGGTGTATTCTTCCTGACAATTCACTTTCCTACAGACTACCCTTTCAAGCCACCTAAG GTTGCATTTACAACAAGAATCTATCATCCAAATATTAACAGTAATGGCAGCATTTGTCTCGATATTCTAAGATCACAGTGGTCTCCTGCTTTAACTATTTCTAAAG TTCTCTTATCCATTTGTTCACTCTTATGTGATCCAAATCCAGATGACCCCCTAGTGCCAGAGATTGCACGTATCTATAAAACAGACAGAGACAA GTACAATAGGTTAGCAAGAGAGTGGACAGAGAAATACGCAATGCTGTAG